Within Suricata suricatta isolate VVHF042 chromosome 12, meerkat_22Aug2017_6uvM2_HiC, whole genome shotgun sequence, the genomic segment TCCCATCCTCATGCCTAGGATCAAACTGTTTGTTCTACCTggctgcccttctccctctgctccatcCTCTAAGACTGAGTTCAAATGTTGTGACTTTTTTGGAAGACTTGCCTGGCTGTCTTTAACTGTGTCAGAAATCCCCTTTGTGCTCCTAGAATACCCTGTGCTTGACTCAGTCATTTCATGTGTCATCCACAAAGACATGATCTGtcttctttcctgcctctcccaTTATCCTGTGAGCAGCCTGGCAGCGAAGACCCTTACTACAGATtcccagagcctagcacagtgcttaaCACACAGGGGAGACTGTCAGCAAAGGACTGatgtgagaaagaaaggaaaggtgtaaggagagaagatggaaaaaaagttaaaaagtaaggaagaaacagttggggaaggaagaaagacaatggagtgggggaagaaagaaatccCCCCAATGTGTTCAGCAGGTCATGCACATACAACAAAGatgtgctgggtggctcagtcggttaagcatctgactttggctcaggtcacgatcttgtggttggtgactttgagccccacatcaggctctgtgctgacagcccagagcctggaccctgcttcagattctgtctcccattctctctgccccttgcctgctctctgtctctctctctctctcaaaaataaacataaaacaattaaaacaaaaatgtactgGATGAATAAAATCTCAAACCAAATCTGAAACAAACCCCAAAGAAATGAGGAATAGTGTGGATACACACTCTCAGTCTGGAAGGCTGGAAGGTGCTGGCCTCAGGATCGCCAGCCCCATGCTACCATCCCCAGCTTCGGTCTCccctgcacccccgcccccacatcCTGTTCCCTGTGGTGACTCCAGCACCCAggcagtgcctgacacatggcaGGCACTCAGTACTGAATGAATTGTGGTAGGAATCATCCCCCTTCTGTGGGTAGAAGAGCCTGACTCTGTGACATGaacttgtctcttctctctggaactagggttttttcatctttaagatGAGGCAGCTGGGAGAGCTGATTTGTGAGACCCTTTTCTGCTGACTGTTTACGACTTCTCATGGCCTTTGATCATCCCAGCAATCCAAACCCTGCCACCTGAGCAGCAAGAGCTCCTCACAAGCTGTTCTTTGCTCAGACTATGTCACAGAAATGATGtgaccatttattgagtgcctactctaTACTATGAACACATTCAGTGCTTTATAcccaacattttgtttatttctttctactgCCTCTGAGATAAGTACACTAATAATCtcaccagggtgcctggctggctcagtcgtggagcatgtgactcttgatctctgggttgagttctagccccatgctgggtgtagagcttacttaaaaataaaatcttaaaaaataataatctcttttttacagagaaggaaactgagacacagagaagaaaactcacTTATCCAAGGGCACAtgctgggaaggagcagggaaagaATTCTAAGTCCTCTGCTCTAAACCACTACCCCACCCTGCGCCCTCAGACTCTCAACCAGGCTTCCAGCCTTAGTGTCTACTCCAGCCAGCAACCCTCTCCTTGGCTAACTTCACCCAGCCCACAGTAAATACTGAGTACAGAGAGCTGAGAGCCGCACCTTATAATTTTTGTATTCCTCCCCCAGGTTCCAATTTGATGGTAAGAACAGGTACTAGATCCATTTAGACCTGTGTTAAGTTTCAGCTCCCCCTTTTGCTAGAAGTGTGAtctttgagcaagtcactttaACAGATGAAGAGTAAATGACATAATGGATATGAAAATGTCTAGCCTGGAAGCTGGCACATTGTGTGTTCTCTCTAAATAGGAAAGACCAGGTAAAGAGTAGCAGAGATACCATGAGAAGTGACCACTAACTCCATGAAGAGCCACATGGGTCTTCCAGCCTCTTTACTTAACATTCAAGTCTTACACCAAAAACTTCTTGCTGCTGTTCCCATCATTAATGTTCCTTTATTAATCCTTCATAAATCCTTGGGCTTTAGAGTCAGACAGACCAAATTACAATCCTCGTTCCGCTACTTGCTGTCTGTATAACCTTGGACAAACAAgtcctctctgaggctcagtgttctcatctacaaaatagtaataatagtacctactgcATAGGACTGTTGGGAGGATTAAACAATAGTATTCatgtaaatgtttactttttattttttaagtcagctccatgctcagcatggagccaaatgcagggcttgaactcacgatcctgagctcaggacctgatctgaggtcaagagtcagacacttaactgatttaaccacccaggcacccctgcatgtaAATGTTTAGTATGTGGCTGAGCAGACAGTGAAGGCTCAgaaaatgttaactatttttccttaataataataacagccaTAGTATCTTTGAACTGCCTACTGATTAAAGTCCAAATTCCCAACCGAGTATTCAGAGACTTGCACACTGTAACCCCATCATTCCTTCCTCATCTCTCCCCCCACTGCTCCCCTATGTGGATGTCATACTCAAGACAGATGTGGCTTTCTCACATCTGTGCTCTGGCCACAATCTTCCTCTCCATTCAGAATGCTCTCCCATACCTCAACACCTGTCCACACCCTCACTTTCCACTCAAGCCTCGCCTGCCAACTAAAGGGCTACCTCCTCAAGGGCTCTGGGTTTCCACAGCACTTATGACCCATTATATGTAGTGCTCAGACTCTCCAGGGTGAGGCTTCTTTCTGCACCTCTTACGAAAGGTCacaatttatttccctttttaggAATTAACCTTTCTCCACTGTCAGTCCATGTGTCCCAAGCATGGGCATGTGGCTGAGGACTTAGACAAAGTCCATTGGTTAACTAAATAGTGAACCTGTGGCCAAAGCCTGAACCAATGAGAATCAGCCCTGATACTTTTGCTGGAACCACTGACTAACAGATGTTCTTTTTCCGCTGGCATTGCTAGGCTAACGCACTGTAAACTCAGAGCTGCTAGTAGCCTTATTTATCACCTTCAAGAGAGAAGTGGACTTTAAAATGAGCTGATACAGAGGAACCAAGAAATGGAGACAGACCTATTCTTAATGGCATTTTGTGACTATCTGGATCCATCTATGATTGAGGcaagatactctttttttttttttttcctatttttaagtaatctctttaacccaacatggggcttgaactcacaactctgagatcaagagtcacacagtctaccaactgagccagccaggcacccctgaggcaAGATACTCTTGACTTTTAAGGTATGTGAGACAAAAACCcaccctctttattttattttattttatttttgtttatttacgcCATCTTGAGTTAAGTTTCTGTCCCTTGTCACTGAAGGAATACTGACTACTATAGTGATCCAACTAGATGGTAAGCTTTCTGAGAGCAAGAATTGCACTGTACAGACCTAAATCCCTGGGGACCAGGATGATCTCCGTATTGTAGCAGGTAGCGCAGAGATGATCATAGAATAGGTAAAgaataaatagagaaatagatATCTCTATTTATTACTTTCCCAATAGTCCAGTGTTCTGCACTTAGAAGAGtctaaaataggggtgcctgggtggctcagttggttaagcatctgacttcagcccaggtcatgatctcataggtcatgaGTTGGAACCTGACactgggttctgtgttgacagtgcagagcctgctttggcctctctctctctctctctctctctctctctctctctctctctcaaaaataaataaataaactttaaaaaaaaaagagcctaaaATACTTGAATAAAAGTTCACTTGAACAAGAATTCTAATTCTTACCTGATATAAATCAGGCCCTTAGCAGCTCTGTGGTTCCTCTGAAAGTGACTTGATTTCTTACTTTTTGAATAGAATAATCTTGGTAAAAGAGTTGTGTTAGGAGACCCACAGGTCTGAAAGAGATACTTGGAATCCACTAATGTAACTGATTAGTCTCCCCCTGTAAGGGTGACAAAACTTAGATTTAAGCTAAAAACAATTGCTTAATATTGTAGGGCGAATCACCCAGGCAAAGTCAGCCAAGACCCCATCCCATGATTTGCAGTCCAGTGCTCTGGCTTCTGTCCTGATATCACTTAAACAAAGTGGATCAGTCACTTACCCAGAGAACTCAGAAATCTCTAAGCAAAATGGAATAAACTGCTCAACTCTGCTAACTGGCCTCCTCAGCCTTCAGATGGAGAATAcaagggaaagagcactgggccAGGAGTCAAGACCTAATTTACTCcattactggctgtgtgactttggataagaCCTTTTCTCTAGTTTCAatctcctctctctaaaattggggaggggagagtgggatTTGAAGGAGCTGATCTCTATCATTCCTTAAATTCTATAATTACATGGGGTTATTGGACACTTCATCAAATCCCTAAGATTAAACCCACATAATTAGAGAAACTTGGAAAGCCAAGGGGTTACCAACCCATGTGCAGACTCTAAATTAAGACTGAGGAATTGAGGACTCCAGATGAGTATATATTCTTTCCAGCTTGCCTTTGGAGGAAGAATAGAatgaaaatagataaaatcacctTTTGGGTACTACTAAGAAATATGGAGAGATGCTTCTCAGCCCCTACAATTCTTCTTTCTCAACCTCAGAGGTCCTACAAGACCCACATCTAAGTAGATGAAGTAAGATATATTTGAAACAAACTCATTAGAAAGTCTTCCTCTGAATTAATACAGCTTTCTTCAAAGTAGTTCTTTTGAGAGTACAGGAAACTCTTCCAATGGGACAGTAATCCCTCCCTCTATTTGTAAAGTCCTCTTGAGGAAGCAAACCATTCTTATAATTTTGCCCTCATACCCTGGCTCTCATCTCAGGTGACATTTCTCAGTTTGATCacctatttgtattttctatacGTGGCCTTAAGTGACTTTCAGCCATTTCCAAAAGTcatattcttcctttaaaaaatggaggTTTTCCTCAATGAGGATGTTCAACAGAACACACTTCACACTCCAAAGATAATTCCCTCCAATATTTTGAGCAGTGGAATCATCAACAAGTGATATTAACACCTCCTGCAGAGAGTCTCTTTTGAAAAGGCCCACACTTGTTGAATGCCCTGAGgtacttattttgaaagacatcTCTGTTGCACATCAtcacattttcccttctctttctcatctctgggggtgaggggtgggggagctaTAAACTTTTCCTAGACTTCAccagccctcctcccccattcctgctatATCTTGGCCTCACTTTCCCCAGCCCAACTTTCTCCCCTGCCTGCAATTAGGCAAATGCCCAAGTTGCTGAATCTTCAGAATCTGCCTTCAATCAAAAGATAGGTGGCGGTGGGGAGTCTAATGGATCCTGGAATACGGTCTCAGCAGTTCTTATTTCCAAAAGGCCCTTCTCTTGTTCCTAGGGTAGGATGTCTGTCCTAGCTAAACATTTCACAGGATCCCAGGGACTCATTCCCATTTGGTATAGTACCAGAATTTTTCCTGCattgggcaggggcaggaggtggggatctgccctcccaagaccccCATGTTGCCAAATTCTGTCGACTACCCACATTTCAAACACTGGATAGACAGTATAGACAACCTCCTCTTACCCTCCTTTATCTTAATACAGAACTTTAAAGTTTACAAGGTactatttcctttgttcttggaatCCTCTTcattgttttacagatgaggaaacctaGCCTCAGAGAAATAAAGTGAAACACCTAAGTTGATAAAGTCAGCAAGATAAAGGTCAAAGTCAGATCTCTTGATTTTCCTCATCTCATGCTTTTTTTGATAAAACAGAAATTGCTCACTCCTAGAGTAACTCCTCATTCAGATAATTATTTCTCCTAGAGAGCCAAAAGAGACTCAGAGACCCTCAGAGACTCTAACATAACACTAATCCATCACTAAATTCAGTCTGCCCATATCCAAGCACACAGACTCAAAGACCCAGTTCTAaggctctgcctcctgccccaaaGTATCTCTTTCTCATAAATCCCCTCCCCAGTGATTGCTGAGGGACAGCCAAGGAGGTGTGTCTTTGGACAGAAGAGCAGAATCTATCTCTGACCTCTCCAAGAAGAGGTCCTGGAGGGGGTCAGGAGGTTCTAGGGTTCCCGTTCCCAACCCTCCCCTACCTGCCAAGAGCTGCATCCAGGCGCAGATCTTGTAGACCGTGGCCGTGTTGCAGAAGAAGAAAAGCGCAAAGCAGGTGATACAGCCGAGGATCAGCACCATGGAGAGCAGCACGAAGAAGGCGGCTGCCTTGAAGGCGCCGGACGGGATGGTGCTGAAGTCGGTGAACGAGCCGCGGCAGGTGAGCTCGCGGCCAGCCAGCCCGCTGCCCACACAGTAGTGGAAGAGGCCGAAGTAGCCAGGCTTGGGGGTGCTCACGCTGTCGCCCACCCAGTAGGGCTGGATGAAGACCACCACGTTGATGATGGCGAAGCAGATGGTGAAGATGGCCCATAGCACGCCGATGGCCCGCGAGTTCCGCATGTAGTGCTCATGGTAGAGCTTGGAGGCCTCCTGCGAGGGCAGCATGgtgcccgggggcgg encodes:
- the LHFPL4 gene encoding LHFPL tetraspan subfamily member 4 protein, whose amino-acid sequence is MLPSQEASKLYHEHYMRNSRAIGVLWAIFTICFAIINVVVFIQPYWVGDSVSTPKPGYFGLFHYCVGSGLAGRELTCRGSFTDFSTIPSGAFKAAAFFVLLSMVLILGCITCFALFFFCNTATVYKICAWMQLLAALCLVLGCMIFPDGWDAETIRDMCGAKTGKYSLGDCSVRWAYILAIIGILNALILSFLAFVLGNRQTDLLQEELKQENKDFVGSTVSSVLRPGGDVSGWGVLPCPVAHSQGP